TCAGAAGTCAACTCAATGAAAAGGTAGCACAGCTGTATGCAGATTTGGATGGAGGTTTCAGCCATGCAGCCTGGCTCTTACCAGGTTGGCTGCCTTTGCCTAGTTTCAGGTATGGATAAAGAAGATATTACACTTGGTTATTTAACTTTGTATAATTATTGTAGTGTTGGTATGCTTTGCcttaacaaagataaaaattaaacaagtaaAACATACAAAATGGGTAAGATTATAAATCCTCTTTCTTCTGTAAGAATTCAAgacaaattttctttatatagtgAGCTCATTTAAAGTAAGTTTCAGTTTATTAAAAAGGTGATTTGTTGTCTGTCtagtctaatattttatttatgtttttgtttttgagatggagtcttgctctgttgccccagctgtagtgcagtggtgtgatctcggctcactgccaccatgcccaactaatttttgtatttttagtagagacagggtttcatcatgttggccaggctggtttcgaactgctgacctcaggtgatccacctgcctcagcctcccaaagtgttaggattacaggtgtgagccactgagcccagcctagttTAAAAGCCTGCTTACCTCACGTATTCTTTATCCTCAGGAAAGTCTCTGAACTATACCTAAAAGTGATATAGCTCTTCTCTAGCACTTGTTTGAAATCTTTGGTGGCTTTTTATTGTATTGTgaagtttctttgttttgaatatttgtgcctttatttaattttctgtttcttaaggATAGGGACTGTCtctgatataaagaaatattgcTCTTAGGACTTGATCTATAGCTTAGTGCTTAGTGTTTTGCATATTAGTAGGCTTTCTATACTTTTGTTGATTTATTGGCATTTAGGTGACAGATGGGGTGGAGATAGATTGCTagtctcttttcttctgtttctgccCCCTCTATCTCGTTACAGATTAGAAGAGGGGTGGGAGTAAAAGGAAGAGCCAGGAGAGATTCCCTAAAGTTCTCTGGAACTCATCATACCTTATATTTGCAAGGCGCTTTGcagtttcaaaatgttttaatatatctTATATTAGAACACCCAGCACAGCCCTGGACTTGTAGTGGGTTCTCCATaaatgtgcatttctttttttttttttttttttggagatagagtctcgctctctcgcccaggccggagtgcagtggcgtgatctcggctcactgcaaggtttgcctcccaggttcacacaattctgctgcctcagcctcccgagtagctgggactacaggcacccgccaccacgcccagctaattgttttgtacttttagtagagatggggtttcaccgtgttagccaggatggtcttgatcctcctgatcttgtgatccgcccgcctcggcctcccaaagtgctgggattacaggcgtgagccactgcgcctggcccataaaTGTGCATTTCTACCTGCCTGTTTCTACCTGCTCTGTCTCTTGGATGAAGTCAGAGCTTGCTATGTTAGGCCCTTCACATTCTGGCccagtctttctttcttctactcaTACCAACTAATTTAACCAGATTATTCAATTCACTTTCTTAAACAGGCCTATGTTTTCCTGGTTCGACTGTATTCATACAGTTAAGCCCCAGCATCTTCTCTTCTGTATACATGGTTTCAGCTGATCCTCAGTAACAGATTAACAGTCTTGTAAATGAAACAGGGTAGGAGTTTTTATTAGAAGGCTTGATTTAAGAGGGGGCTTGGGAGTCAGACTGCCTAGTTTTAAATTCCAGCTCCAATGTTTGCTTTCTGTGTGATCTTATGCAGCTAGCTATAACTTGAGGTTAATAGTATGTACCTCACAGGAAGATAAAAGTGAGTAATTCATGTAAAACACTTAACGTGGTACCTGCTACATAGTGAACATACTATTTAAAGGTAAAGTTTAGGAGTTGAAGGTTGTTTTCTGAATCTGCTAGTATTTTCACCCCCTACAAAAAACTATTGTATTAGAAAGTGAAAAGTAGAATCAGATTCCATAGAAGAACCAGAGTGACTCTTCTGCTATAAGACTTGATTTGGTATTAAAATTggaattttatgttaatttaaaaGAGTATCCTACTTTCTGTTGAACTGGAAAATACTTCTAAAGGAATTTCTTGCTTGTTTTAGGCCTTTAGTTTGAACACAGGCAATGTGTTAAGAATCTGGGATATATATGTTAAACAAAGCACAGTTCTTGCCCTTAGGGACTATGGACATTTTTAACAATGTAAGATTTTCATGACTTCCAGTATGTTCctggttctgattttttttgtcaATTATTTTAGAGTCATTAAAGTTGGTTAAATAAGATGCTTTATGCTTGGTCTTGGTTCTCAAAATGAATTTGATGCTAGAaggttatttctttatttaagaaaatcatctttatcttttaattacAGACGCAGGGACAGAGCTCATCGGGAAATCAAGGATATTTTCTATAAGGCAATCCAGAAACGCAgacagtctcaagaaaaaattgaTGACATTCTCCAAACTTTACTAGATGCTACATACAAGTAAGAGCTATTCAGATAACATATTAAGCTGAAGCAGGAAATTACACATTAAAACACAGTTAAATAGTATTTCCAGTTAAAAAACAGTAATGTTGGCAAAGTAAGTTGGTAGCTGTGATCTTTGGACTTTTGAGACATAAACTATTGGCATCCTGTGTCttactgtaatcccagtgactggGTATGGTAAAAGTTTGCTAATGAACTGTAATGGAGTCTTTTGTAATCAAAATCGTTTTGTGCTGGTCTGTCTCTTccctaagagaaaaaaaactctTGACTTGTGATAGTCAAATATAAGAGACTATTATACCTGAAAAATGTATTCATTATGACACTTTATTTAAAGGTTGAGGCATGAAATGTATCTGCCAAAATGTTAAATTTGTGTCTTTGGTTCATTCCTTAGGGATGGGCGTCCTTTGACTGATGATGAAGTAGCAGGGATGCTTATTGGATTACTCTTGGCAGGGCAGCATACATCCTCAACTACTAGTGCTTGGATGGGCTTCTTTTTAGCCAGAGACAAAACACttcaagaaaaatgttatttagaaCAGAAAACAGTCTGTGGAGAGAATCTGCCTCCTTTAACTTATGACCAGGTTTGTTGGATTTTTCAGTTTCATTGCTGCCTTATGACTTTGAGGATCtgtgactaatttttaaaagggaCAATTTGAGATTTTCTGTATACTGTAGCTTAAATTGATCAGCTTCTCTATTTTTAGCAAATTCCCTATAACCTTACCTAAAATATCTTAATGTTATTGCTTCTTGCCATTAAGCTTTATCAGACATGTTTTGGGTTGATGGCTTAGAGATCTTTGGGGATATTTCTTCGGTACTTACTTCCTCTGCTTCAAAGTCTGGCTTCTGTACGTAGAGGATATTATGTGCATGTTGTGTGTCTTATGAAATGTAGAAGCCTCTGAATTACTTAGAATTCTATATGTCCATAGTGGCCTGGGCATGAGCAGAGACTTCTaaaagtagtagtagtagtaatgaGGACTAGACATTTACAAATACTACATGCAGCTTGCTGGGTGGAACGGAAGAAAGGACAACTCACTGCACAACCTGACATTCCATCTTGGAAGCAAACATTGGTGATATCATCTTCCtgttatcttttgtgtttttggtcCTATATTAATATGGCACATTACactgattttcagatgttaattgtattcctgggataaatcctactttgTCATGGTGCATAGTTCTTTTTATATGTTACTACATGTAAACTTGCTGgtgttttgttgaagatttttgcatctatattcgtAAGGGATATTGATCTCTAGTTTCACTGTGATGtctttggttttgatatcaggatcaTACTGGTCtcagaatgaatttggaagtattctttttttcttctaatttttggaagagtttgtggaTGATTGGTGTTAATCCTTTTTTACATATTTGCGAAAATTCAACAGTGAAATCATCTAGATCTGTGCTTTTCTTTCTGGGAAGACTTTACTTACTAATTCAACTTATTTGTTACAGGTTTATTCAGATATTCCATTTCTTCTTATGTCAGTTTCAGTAGTTTATATCtctctaggaatttgtccatttcatctggcttacctaatttgttggcatacacttgttcatagtattctcataatcctttttatttctgtaagctCAGTAGTGATGTCTCAACACTCATTCTTGTTTttagtaacttttaaaataacagcttAATTGATATATTTACATAGCATAAATCcatccatttaaaatgtacactttGTGGTTTTTAGCATATTAAGAGTTGGGAAACCattatcataattttaattttagaacatttacatCACTCCCAAAAGAGAGCtggtacccattagcagtcatgcTTCATTCTCCCTGACCGctgcccctggcaaccattaatctcCTTTTGCCTCTATGAGTTTGCttgttctggatatttcatataaatgggatcataccatttgtagtcttttgtgactagtttgtttcacttagcatgttatcagggttcatccatgttgtagcatgtatcagtacttcagtCTTTGTTATTaccaataatattccattacatgggtatactacattttgtttatctgttcatcagttgatggacatttgagttgtttccaccttttaaactattatgaataatgccgcTCTAAACATTTGTGTACTGATTTTatgtggacatgtgttttcaaTTTTGGGGGGtcatacctaggagtagaattgctgggttataagGTAACtttgaagaactgccagactgtttttaaAAGTGGCTGCACCACTTTCAAATCTCACTAAACAGTGTATGTTGGTCCTGACTTCACCCCCTCACCAAACTtgttacttgatttttttattataataggtTTGAAgtggtacatttttttttttttttctgagacagagtcttggtgcaatgcccaggctctagtgcaatggtgcgaccttggctcactgcaacctcggcttcccagtttcaagctattctttgtcagcttcccaagtagctgggtacacaccaccatgcctggctaatttttgtatttttggtagagacgaggttgcatcatattggccaggctggtctcgaactcctgacctcaagtcatctgcctgccttggcctcccaaagtgctgggattacaggtgtgagccaccatgcccagttggtattttgttttgattttgcatttccctggtgactagtgatgttgagtgtCTTATGATGTGTTCTTTGGCTTTGGTatacttctttggagaaatgtctgctcaCATCctgttcccatttttaaaatgagttgtctttttattattgagttgtaagagttcatctattttttttttaatgtgcttttggtgtcagagAAACCAATGCCTAATCAAAGCGTATGaagatttatttctgtgtattcTTCTTAGTGTTTTGTACTTTCatatcttacatttaggtctttgatccattttgaattaatttgtgtatatggtgtgaggtcatcattcttttgcatgtgtttATCCAGTTGTCCCacactgtttgttgaaaagactattttttccaCGTTGAATTGTCTTTGTAAAAAAATCTAttatagccaggcacagtggcacgtgcctgtattctcagctactgaGAAGCTGAGATGGCAaggtcgcttgagctcaggacttggggtccagcctgggtaacatagcgaaaccctgtctctgaaaaaataaatacattttaaaaagcctcTTGACCATAAATTtaaggctttatttctggactcaattctattccattgatatGTTTAGTCTGATGCCATTACAGTAgttttgtaataagttttgaattCGGGACTGTGAGTCGTCTGACTTTGTCCTTTTCAAGGCTGTTTATCTACTCCTAGTCCCTTcagtttccatatgaattttggggtcagtgtgtcaatttctgcaaagaagctAGCTGAGATTTTTGACAATGATTGCATTGTATCGCCATATTAATTTGGGAGCACAATTTTAGTCTTTAAATctgtgaacatgggatgtctttctattattttagttctttaatttctttcaacaatgttttatagtttttggtgcACAATGTTTAAACTTCTCTTGTTAAatgtattcttaagtattttattattgttatttttttgatgttattctttcttctgccagttCAAATCTGCTGTTGATCCCCTCgggtgaatttttcatttcagttctcATACTTCTCAGTTcttgaatttctgtttggttctctaaaataatatattgataTTCTCCATTTTACTAGAGATATCTAGGCACATTTTACTATAGTTCTTTGAACCTATTTATAATAGCTGATTTAAATTCATTATCTAGTAAGTCCAATGTCTGGGCTTCTTCATGGTTAGTTTCTATTAAACTGCTTGCTTTTTCTATGTACTTGCCATACTTTCctgttttggtgtgttttttgtaattttttttgttgaaaactgtacatttaaaataatgtggCAACTGTGGAAATCAGATGCCCTCCTCCCTGGGTTTATTGTTGctggctttttgttgtttttgttgttgctgctgctgtttgttTACTGCCTTTCCTGGATTAATTATGTCATTCCTTGTTCAGTGAGgtcactgaaatctctgcttaCCTTAGTGGGCATCTAATATTTGGACAGAGATTTACTGAAGTGCTTTGAACAGCCAGTCTCCTAGCTTTTGCTGAAGggctctgtatgtgtgtgttaggGGATGTTATTAACACTCCAACAGGCAGTTACAAGTCTGCCTTCACTACCTGTGTGTACAGGTCAGTCAGAGATAAAAGATTACAGCCTCTTAGATCTTACCTGGGCATATGCATGGTCTTATACATATGTGTGGCCTTCAAGATTCTCTTATGTTGGAACTTTTCAAAGTCTCCTGTGGACATCTTACTCCCCAGTTTTCCCTTTTAAACTTCTTGTTCTGTCTCTTAGCACCAACTGATATCACCATCTCAGGCACCTTCAGTGTTAAACAATTTTTGctaattatttttggaaaatttgctCTGGCTCCTCTAATAGTTGTTAGGCTTCTGGCTTTCACAGCTGCTATAGTTGTCATGCTGTTGGTTTCCGGGGCTACCACGGATTTGGGGAGAGGAGGATGAAAGAAATACAACTTTCAGTACCACAAAGCTTACTCTTCTTACCAAgattcagatttctttttcttgaattaaCTCTCCTTAGATTGTTGCAAGCCTTTGGTTAATCTTCCAGAATTTTGAAAAAGTTGACATTAAGATTGTTgctactgttttcattttttggaggAGTGAATTTTTGTAGGTTCTTACTTCGTTCTTCAGGGCGATCGCCTCTTTCTGTTGCCTTGccctcctttttcaccatggacAGTGATAGAGCATGATAACCCCAGCCACCCTGAACCAGTTACCTCTGTACTTTTAGCTGGAATGCAAGCTGTCTTGTACTAACCAAGAAGttaaactaattttttgtactgtTGAAGTATGTTATTTATAACAATCAGGAAATGCTTTCTCATTTTAGCTCAAGGATCTAAATTTACTTGATCGCTGTATAAAAGAAACATTAAGACTTAGACCTCCTATAATGATCATGATGAGAATGGCCAGAACTCCTCAGGTGAGTATCTTGGCTACATCTTCCCCTCTATACCCCCAGTTTTTATTTATCAACAGAagaaatagctgggtgtggtggttcacacctgtaatctcaacactttgggaggctgaggtgggaggatcacttgaggccagaatttgagaccagccagggcaacatagtgagactgacctcatctctacaaaattttttctaaaaattagctggccataatggcacatgcctgtggtcccagctgcttgggaggctgatgtgggtagattgcttgagcctgggaggttgaaacTGCAGTAatccatgatcacgccactgcattgctgcctgggcaacagagcaagaccctgtctcaaaaaaaaaaacagagagaaaagaggaagtagagtagcataaatgagatttttttaaaattaaaaaagtagaaTAATCATTTCTACCTAATCTTCAgttttatatattctaaaaacatatttttacctAATTGTAGATaatatatgtgcttttttttttttttttttttttttttttgagacggcgttttactcttgttgcccaggcgggagtgcaatggcacgatctcagctcaccacaacctccgcctcccgggttcaagcaattctcctgcctcagcctcccaagtagctgggattataggggcatgccaccacgcctggctaattttttgtatttttagtagagatggggtttatccatgttggtcaggctgatctcgaactcccgacctcaggtgatccacccgccttggcctcccagagtgctgggattacaggcgtgagccaccgcgcctggcctacatgCTAATCTTTAATGCTAATCATGCTCtgcatttttctttaacaattggggttttaaaaatcaaagtacatatttttcttggttttaaaaataacattttgtttaaaaaattgttaacatGAAGTGTACAAATTGATAGTGAAAGCCTCTCTGAAATTCCAACCCTACCTCCAAGGCATTATGGGTTTGATTTGTGTACTGTGTACTTCCAGCCCAACGCTGGCTCACTGGAAATCATCttgagttaaaataatttttagtttgcCTATTATCTAgccagttttaaaatatatgtacagaTGGTTCTTGATTTATGTGATTCAACTtagaattttttgactttatgatggatTTATCAGGATGTAAACCTATCATAAGTCAAAGAGCATCTGAGTATCCTATGTATATTCATGCTTTATTACACAATTATCTGATTATTTgtcaccacattttaaaattctctaatgaAATGTGTGGCTTTTGTTTATAGACTGTGGCAGGGTATACCATTCCTCCAGGACATCAGGTGTGTGTTTCTCCCACTGTCAATCAAAGACTTAAAGACTCATGGGTAGAACGCCTGGACTTTAATCCTGATCGCTACTTACAGGATAACCCAGCATCAGGGGAAAAGTTTGCCTATGTGCCATTTGGAGCTGGTAAGATGATTATATTTTAGATTGGAAATGTTTGTTCTGATAACATATTTGTCTCTGTCAAAATATTCTGAATTGTGTTTACAAATTATCTCTCCGTTTCCTTATAGGGACATTTTTGCAAACTTTTTTAGGAGAAGAATCTTTATAAgttggagaaaaatatttcttttgtactAAATGGAATTGTTCCATAAATCCTTATATAATGCTTCACTACTTCCTAACCTGTCTGGTTTTATTAGGTCTAATTTTTATAGAACATCCTTGTTTTCCCTTACAATAGTATTTAAAGCTCTTTGTGGATTCTCTTTTAAAGAACCACTGGAGTCAGCACACCATTCAGGGAATTAATTTAGGTTAAATATCATAACAGATACTAGCATTTCACAAAAAAGCAAAGgcagtcttttaaaattaaaacttttctgGAGTGTTAGTCAATGTTTTTGCTCTCTGTGAATATCCGTATGagaaaatgttctttaaattTGGGCAGGTTGTGTGTAGGCTTGCAAATTTCATTTCCAGTAAGATCCTAAAATAATTTAGCTATACCCTTGTTTCTCCAGTAATTTCTCTGTCCATTGGTTCTCTGTACTGATTAAACTATATTCTGTGACTTTAGTCTTTCCAAAGGGATCATTTAAATGACAGATGACTTGTCATTGGTCACACTTTTTCCacatataaaggaaaatataaagtcCTTTGGGAACTTCAGATcttaactttatgtaataaatTTAATACTGTGGTGTATAACACAATATATAAAAgaatcatagttttttttttgagagagtcttgctctgtcacccagtctggagtgcagtggcacaatctctcagctcactgcaacctccacctctgggttcaaataattctcgtgccttagcctcctgagtagctgggattacaggtgtgtaccaccatgctcagctaatttttgtgcttttagtagagactgggttttgccatgttggccaggctggtcttgaattccaggcctgaagcgatctgcccacctcagcctcccacagtgctgggattacaggcgtgagccataccACCTGGCCAAAGAATCAGATTGTTAACAGATGGGAAGAGCATT
This window of the Pongo abelii isolate AG06213 chromosome 6, NHGRI_mPonAbe1-v2.0_pri, whole genome shotgun sequence genome carries:
- the CYP51A1 gene encoding lanosterol 14-alpha demethylase isoform X1, with the protein product MVGKTFTYLLGSDAAALLFNSKNEDLNAEDVYSRLTTPVFGKGVAYDVPNPVFLEQKKMLKSGLNIAHFKQHVSIIEKETKEYFESWGESGEKNVFEALSELIILTASHCLHGKEVRSQLNEKVAQLYADLDGGFSHAAWLLPGWLPLPSFRRRDRAHREIKDIFYKAIQKRRQSQEKIDDILQTLLDATYKDGRPLTDDEVAGMLIGLLLAGQHTSSTTSAWMGFFLARDKTLQEKCYLEQKTVCGENLPPLTYDQLKDLNLLDRCIKETLRLRPPIMIMMRMARTPQTVAGYTIPPGHQVCVSPTVNQRLKDSWVERLDFNPDRYLQDNPASGEKFAYVPFGAGRHRCIGENFAYVQIKTIWSTMLRLYEFDLIDGYFPTVNYTTMIHTPENPVIRYKRRSK